One Sodalinema gerasimenkoae IPPAS B-353 DNA segment encodes these proteins:
- a CDS encoding type II toxin-antitoxin system YoeB family toxin produces MTNISILLWSRRISKKDRLIYSFDDKYIYIFAIGGHYER; encoded by the coding sequence ATGACAAATATATCTATATTATTGTGGTCACGCCGAATTTCTAAGAAAGATCGCTTGATTTATAGCTTTGATGACAAATATATCTATATTTTTGCGATTGGTGGACATTATGAACGTTAA
- a CDS encoding phosphoribulokinase, producing the protein MSMKPDRVVLIGVAGDSGCGKSTFLRRLSDLFGKEKLTVICLDDYHSLDRKGRKAAGVTALDPRANNFDLMYEQIKSLKEGNPIDKPIYNHETGELDPPERINPNKIIVIEGLHPMYDERVRGLLDFSIYLDISDEVKIAWKIQRDMAERGHTYEDVLASIESRRPDFEQYIDPQKQHADIVIQILPTNLIKDDKERKVLRVRLIQRNDVDRLEPAYLFDEGSTINWTPCGRKLTCSYPGLRLFYGPDTYYGHDVSVLEVDGRFDNLEEMIYVEGHLSNTSTKYYGELAHLLLEHKEYPGANDGTGLFQLLSGLKMRETYERLTSKDSKVAVEV; encoded by the coding sequence ATGAGCATGAAGCCAGATCGCGTGGTTCTTATTGGTGTCGCAGGAGATTCGGGTTGTGGGAAATCTACGTTTTTGCGCCGACTCTCCGATTTATTCGGTAAAGAGAAGTTGACCGTCATTTGTCTAGATGACTATCACAGCTTAGACCGTAAAGGACGCAAAGCTGCTGGGGTCACGGCCCTCGACCCTCGCGCCAACAACTTTGATCTGATGTACGAGCAGATCAAGTCTTTGAAAGAAGGCAACCCCATTGACAAACCCATTTACAACCACGAGACCGGAGAACTCGATCCTCCTGAACGAATTAACCCCAATAAAATCATCGTCATCGAGGGGTTGCACCCGATGTATGACGAGCGAGTTCGTGGCTTGCTGGACTTTAGTATCTACCTCGACATCAGTGACGAGGTGAAGATCGCCTGGAAGATTCAACGGGACATGGCAGAACGGGGTCATACCTATGAGGACGTTCTCGCCTCAATTGAGTCTCGTCGGCCTGACTTCGAGCAATACATTGACCCGCAGAAACAACATGCGGATATCGTGATTCAGATTCTGCCGACGAATCTAATCAAAGACGACAAAGAGCGTAAGGTTCTCCGGGTGCGTCTGATTCAACGCAATGACGTTGACCGCCTAGAACCGGCCTATCTCTTTGATGAAGGGTCAACCATTAACTGGACCCCCTGCGGTCGCAAGTTGACCTGCTCCTATCCCGGACTGCGTCTGTTCTACGGTCCCGATACCTACTACGGACATGATGTATCGGTTTTAGAAGTCGATGGACGCTTCGACAACCTCGAAGAGATGATTTACGTCGAGGGCCATCTGAGCAATACCTCTACGAAGTACTACGGTGAACTCGCTCACCTGCTCCTCGAACATAAGGAGTACCCAGGTGCGAATGATGGAACGGGTCTGTTCCAGCTTCTGTCGGGTCTGAAGATGCGTGAAACCTACGAGCGTCTCACCTCTAAGGATTCTAAGGTGGCTGTGGAAGTCTAG
- a CDS encoding transglutaminase-like domain-containing protein, with protein MTQPLERQTLRPHGVYALHGLAVLPAANPETGQTQPELIAVDAVRGYIVAVSPESDDTRILNPHNAADFIGVGGMTIWENTLWFTRGDSIYFCNLDDFIAQRFITLPYALQGVAVQGGAIYVSCQKEALIYVFSRETQKEITSFYAPGVGVENLAVRGEELWVTDTVEQTVYCMDRGTGSMHFSVLTPFPSPTALTFYPHPELDEDLLYVAYAYEEPYIRDDPNAANPYQLTFRDRTFIHPLHIYHNAEEHYTLSNGYRIEMTYTEELSPLDAVELKDFEWHIALPANTPRQRVHDIESIGLPFETRVIQEQPMAVFKFDHLKPFEARIFGWKAILEVRGIKYNLKPGDVSDLPELPPDYPERYLVDNDNLAMDTDTVQRAARNAVGTETNLLRQVLSIRDYVYDRLEYGIKPHIDTPDVALKRGMGSCGEYVGILLALLRLNGIACRTVGRYKCPAQAELREVPMQPDFNHVWLEFFVPGYGWIPMESNPDGMGDRGPHPLRFFMGLAWYHLELVKGAKFESLIKDGKRLPKTEVSMGDLAINHVRFRILDELPPPRPTSKTDPMTDVS; from the coding sequence ATGACTCAGCCTCTCGAACGACAGACTCTCCGACCCCATGGCGTCTATGCCCTTCATGGACTTGCTGTGCTTCCGGCCGCCAATCCAGAAACCGGCCAAACCCAGCCAGAACTCATCGCCGTGGATGCCGTTCGGGGCTATATCGTCGCCGTCAGCCCAGAAAGCGATGATACCCGCATCTTAAACCCCCATAACGCCGCCGATTTCATCGGAGTGGGGGGGATGACCATTTGGGAAAATACCCTCTGGTTCACCCGAGGCGATAGCATCTACTTCTGTAACCTCGACGACTTCATCGCCCAACGCTTTATTACCCTTCCCTACGCCTTACAGGGGGTAGCCGTTCAGGGTGGGGCCATTTACGTCAGTTGCCAGAAAGAAGCCCTCATTTACGTCTTCTCCCGAGAAACCCAAAAAGAAATTACCAGCTTTTACGCCCCAGGCGTTGGCGTCGAAAACCTCGCCGTTCGTGGCGAGGAACTCTGGGTGACCGATACCGTTGAGCAAACCGTGTACTGTATGGATCGCGGGACAGGGTCTATGCACTTCAGCGTTCTCACCCCCTTCCCCTCCCCCACGGCCCTGACCTTCTATCCTCATCCTGAACTCGACGAGGATCTTCTCTACGTCGCCTACGCCTATGAAGAACCCTACATTCGGGATGACCCCAACGCCGCGAATCCCTATCAACTCACCTTCCGCGATCGCACCTTCATCCATCCCCTCCACATCTATCACAACGCCGAAGAGCATTACACCCTCTCGAATGGCTACCGCATCGAAATGACCTACACCGAGGAACTCTCCCCCCTCGATGCAGTAGAACTCAAAGACTTTGAATGGCACATCGCCCTTCCCGCCAACACCCCCCGCCAAAGGGTTCATGACATCGAGTCTATCGGCCTCCCCTTTGAAACGCGGGTCATCCAAGAACAACCCATGGCCGTCTTCAAGTTTGACCATCTCAAACCCTTTGAAGCCCGGATTTTTGGCTGGAAAGCTATCCTAGAGGTGCGGGGGATTAAATATAATCTCAAACCCGGCGATGTTAGTGACTTACCCGAGTTGCCCCCCGACTATCCTGAACGGTATCTGGTGGATAATGACAACCTGGCTATGGATACCGACACCGTGCAACGGGCGGCCCGTAACGCCGTCGGTACTGAAACCAACCTGTTGCGGCAAGTCTTGAGTATCCGTGATTATGTCTACGATCGCCTCGAATATGGCATCAAACCCCATATTGATACCCCTGATGTGGCCCTGAAACGGGGGATGGGGTCTTGTGGGGAATATGTAGGGATTCTCCTGGCCCTGTTGCGTCTCAATGGCATTGCCTGTCGGACTGTAGGCCGCTATAAATGCCCTGCCCAGGCAGAACTGCGGGAAGTCCCCATGCAGCCGGACTTTAACCATGTCTGGCTGGAGTTCTTTGTCCCCGGCTATGGCTGGATTCCCATGGAGTCGAACCCCGATGGCATGGGCGATCGCGGCCCCCACCCCCTGCGCTTCTTTATGGGGTTAGCCTGGTATCACCTAGAATTAGTCAAAGGGGCGAAATTTGAAAGTCTGATTAAAGACGGCAAGCGACTGCCCAAAACCGAAGTATCCATGGGAGACTTAGCCATCAACCATGTGCGATTCCGGATTCTGGACGAATTGCCACCCCCTCGCCCCACCTCCAAAACCGACCCCATGACCGACGTTTCCTAG
- a CDS encoding type II toxin-antitoxin system Phd/YefM family antitoxin, whose protein sequence is MNTVPLNQFRDNLPDYLARTQSRQTPLKVVGDNGSDFVVMAAKDWEQLQETLNVLQNSHLMQQIARSLATHHQGQGYQPSNEEMNEILGF, encoded by the coding sequence ATGAACACTGTCCCTCTCAATCAGTTTCGCGACAATCTCCCCGACTATCTCGCTCGTACCCAGTCTAGACAAACCCCGCTGAAGGTTGTGGGCGATAACGGCTCAGATTTTGTCGTGATGGCAGCGAAAGACTGGGAACAACTTCAAGAAACTCTTAATGTGCTGCAAAATAGTCACTTGATGCAACAGATTGCTCGTTCTTTGGCAACCCATCATCAAGGACAAGGCTATCAACCTTCGAACGAGGAAATGAATGAGATCCTTGGTTTTTGA
- a CDS encoding type II toxin-antitoxin system YoeB family toxin, translating to MRGEPTQGTGKPERLKHQLSGLWSRRISKKDRLIYSFDDKYIYIIVVTPNF from the coding sequence TTGCGAGGTGAGCCAACTCAGGGGACAGGTAAACCTGAACGGCTTAAACATCAACTGTCTGGATTGTGGTCACGCCGAATTTCTAAGAAAGATCGCTTGATTTATAGCTTTGATGACAAATATATCTATATTATTGTGGTCACGCCGAATTTCTAA
- the hisG gene encoding ATP phosphoribosyltransferase, whose protein sequence is MLTIALPKGALLKDSIASLKAVGLDFSGFLDSSNRQLQMLDETGTARGLLVRALDVPVYVEYGQAQLGIVGYDVLREKHPNVAQVADLGFGGCRLSVAVKASSPYRSPLDLPIHGRVASKFVTCARDYFRSLDLPVEIVPLYGSVELGPITGMSEAIVDLVSTGRTLKENGLIEIEVLFESTARLVAHPLSYRLNHDGLEEIVERLRSQQNPVTVG, encoded by the coding sequence ATGTTGACGATCGCATTGCCGAAAGGCGCACTCTTGAAGGACAGTATTGCCTCCCTGAAGGCGGTTGGCTTGGATTTCAGCGGCTTCCTGGACTCCTCCAATCGCCAACTTCAGATGTTGGATGAGACGGGAACGGCCCGAGGGTTACTGGTACGGGCCTTGGATGTTCCCGTCTATGTGGAATATGGCCAGGCGCAATTGGGAATCGTTGGCTATGATGTCTTGCGGGAAAAACATCCCAATGTGGCCCAGGTAGCGGATTTAGGCTTTGGCGGTTGTCGTCTCTCGGTGGCGGTGAAGGCGTCGAGTCCCTATCGCAGTCCTCTGGATTTACCAATTCATGGCCGGGTAGCCTCGAAGTTTGTCACCTGTGCGCGGGACTATTTCCGCAGTTTGGATTTACCGGTGGAGATTGTCCCTCTCTATGGTTCCGTGGAACTTGGGCCGATTACGGGGATGTCTGAGGCGATTGTGGATTTGGTCTCGACGGGACGCACCCTGAAGGAGAATGGTCTAATTGAGATTGAGGTGCTGTTTGAGAGTACGGCCCGCTTGGTGGCCCATCCCCTGAGTTATCGCCTCAATCACGATGGTTTAGAGGAGATTGTCGAGAGGTTGCGATCGCAACAGAACCCTGTCACCGTGGGTTAA
- a CDS encoding LysR family transcriptional regulator: protein MSDLPFTLDQLRILKAIASEGSFKRAADSLYVSQPAVSLQVQNLERQLDVPLFDRGGRRAQLTEAGYLLLSYGEKVLTLCQETCRAIEDLQNLQGGTLIVGASQTTGTYLLPRTIGAFRQRYPDVAVQLHVHSTRRTSWSVANGQVDLAIVGGEVPTDLQDSLEIIPYAEDELALILPVSHPLSKLPSVHKEELYNLQFIALDSQSTIRKVIDRVLARCDIDTRRLTLEMELNSIEAIKNAVQSGLGAAFVSVSAIEKELEMGVLHRATIEEVVVKRTLNVIYNPNRYRSKAAEAFITEILPLFSNQELDPKLLEPITRVKANSKAKDPPAAETPEVQVTSVAESLADSSDSGS from the coding sequence ATGTCTGACCTTCCTTTTACTCTGGATCAGCTACGCATCCTCAAGGCGATCGCCTCGGAGGGGAGCTTCAAGCGGGCCGCTGATAGTCTGTATGTTTCCCAGCCAGCGGTGAGTCTTCAGGTTCAAAATTTAGAACGCCAGTTGGATGTGCCTCTGTTCGATCGCGGCGGACGACGGGCCCAACTGACGGAGGCTGGGTATTTACTGCTCAGTTATGGGGAGAAAGTTCTCACCCTATGCCAAGAAACCTGTCGGGCCATTGAGGATCTGCAAAATTTACAGGGGGGAACTCTGATTGTCGGGGCCTCCCAAACGACGGGAACCTATCTCCTCCCCCGCACCATTGGCGCGTTCCGACAACGTTACCCGGATGTGGCGGTGCAACTCCATGTCCATTCAACCCGCCGCACCTCTTGGAGTGTGGCCAATGGCCAGGTGGATTTAGCCATTGTCGGGGGTGAAGTTCCCACGGATTTACAGGATTCTTTGGAAATTATCCCCTATGCCGAGGATGAACTGGCTCTGATTTTGCCGGTCTCTCACCCCCTCTCTAAATTGCCCTCGGTTCATAAGGAGGAGTTGTATAATCTACAATTCATCGCTCTGGACTCTCAGTCAACGATTCGCAAGGTCATCGATCGCGTCCTGGCTCGCTGTGATATCGATACGCGCCGCTTAACCCTAGAGATGGAACTCAATTCCATTGAGGCGATTAAGAACGCGGTGCAGTCCGGTTTAGGGGCGGCGTTTGTTTCCGTTTCGGCGATCGAGAAGGAGTTAGAGATGGGGGTCTTACACCGGGCCACCATTGAGGAGGTGGTGGTGAAACGGACTCTCAATGTGATCTATAATCCCAATCGCTATCGCTCGAAAGCTGCTGAAGCCTTTATCACGGAGATTCTACCCTTATTCTCCAATCAGGAGCTTGACCCGAAACTTCTCGAACCCATCACCCGCGTCAAAGCCAATAGTAAAGCCAAAGATCCCCCAGCGGCCGAAACCCCAGAGGTGCAGGTCACGTCTGTGGCTGAATCCCTGGCCGACTCCAGCGATTCGGGTTCATAA
- a CDS encoding TldD/PmbA family protein: MANPLADLQNQISDTLKRYQHRVDYLAIRLEASEGTDIFIRGIQKESHADHQIETLSEDVSLGGQVRACYKGGWGFSSFNRLSQLGDRVEEAVTAARLVGCEQTELAPIPILTDICQLPLTRTDPRQIDLKDKKDLCDRYIEQLLSVSPRIATTSVRYSDCAKRLLIATSEGSFIDQSWVDLEMRFAATARDGETVQTGRETSGSRRGYEDMTTLDKQVKSAAERAVEALELPSVRGGAYPVVIDPILSGLFVHEAFGHLSEADMAYENPDLLEVMTLGRRFGGEDLQIFDGAAPQGHRGSYFYDDEATPATTTQLIENGVLVGRLHSRETAGRLGEAATGNARCLDYQHSPIVRMTNTWIGRGTTPVDQLCAGIKEGVYARNWLGGMTNGEMFTFSAGEAWMIRNGELAEKVRDVTLSGNVFQTLADIEAIGDDFYWDESGGCGKGGQNGLPVGCGGPSLRINNVVVGGEA; encoded by the coding sequence ATGGCGAACCCTCTAGCTGACCTGCAAAATCAAATTAGCGATACCCTCAAACGCTATCAACATCGAGTGGATTATCTTGCCATCCGCCTCGAAGCGTCCGAGGGGACTGATATTTTTATCCGAGGGATTCAGAAGGAGTCTCATGCTGACCATCAAATTGAAACCCTCAGCGAAGATGTCAGCCTAGGGGGTCAGGTGCGGGCCTGTTACAAAGGAGGTTGGGGCTTTTCGAGTTTTAACCGACTCTCCCAACTGGGCGATCGCGTTGAGGAAGCGGTCACGGCGGCCCGCTTAGTGGGTTGTGAACAGACGGAACTAGCCCCCATTCCCATCCTCACCGATATCTGTCAATTGCCCCTGACGCGAACCGACCCCCGACAGATTGACTTGAAGGACAAAAAAGACCTCTGCGATCGCTATATCGAGCAACTGCTAAGCGTCAGCCCCCGCATTGCCACCACCTCCGTCCGCTATAGCGACTGTGCCAAGCGACTCCTCATTGCCACTTCAGAAGGCTCCTTTATCGACCAATCCTGGGTTGATTTAGAAATGCGTTTCGCCGCCACGGCCCGCGATGGAGAAACCGTACAAACGGGCCGTGAAACCAGTGGCTCTCGCCGTGGCTATGAGGACATGACCACCCTTGACAAACAGGTCAAAAGCGCCGCAGAAAGGGCGGTCGAAGCCTTAGAATTGCCCTCCGTACGGGGGGGGGCCTATCCCGTTGTTATTGACCCAATTCTCAGCGGTTTATTCGTCCATGAAGCCTTTGGCCATCTCTCCGAGGCCGATATGGCCTATGAGAACCCCGACTTACTCGAAGTCATGACCCTGGGACGACGCTTTGGCGGCGAGGACTTGCAAATTTTTGACGGTGCAGCCCCCCAGGGTCATCGCGGCAGTTATTTTTACGACGACGAAGCCACCCCTGCTACTACCACCCAACTGATTGAAAATGGGGTATTAGTGGGGCGACTCCATTCTCGGGAAACCGCAGGACGCTTGGGAGAAGCCGCCACCGGAAATGCCCGCTGTTTGGACTATCAGCATTCCCCGATTGTCCGCATGACCAACACTTGGATTGGTCGTGGCACTACCCCCGTTGACCAACTCTGTGCTGGCATTAAGGAAGGGGTCTATGCTCGCAATTGGCTGGGGGGAATGACCAATGGGGAGATGTTTACCTTTAGTGCTGGAGAAGCCTGGATGATTCGCAATGGGGAGTTAGCGGAGAAGGTGCGAGATGTCACCTTATCGGGCAATGTGTTTCAAACCCTGGCCGATATTGAAGCCATTGGCGATGACTTCTACTGGGATGAGTCTGGCGGCTGTGGGAAGGGAGGCCAGAATGGCCTACCCGTTGGCTGTGGGGGTCCAAGTTTGCGGATTAATAATGTGGTGGTTGGAGGGGAAGCTTAA
- a CDS encoding DMT family transporter translates to MSSSVKPSQGAIADLTKEVKQGDRLALISLCIALISVSFAPIFIRLSELELGANATVFNRLFFFFIIFGFGRFCQSQISPSPTIQDAQAISRQQWLLLIGVGAVAITSLVLWAISLQYTTVAKSMLLNNLTPIFTSLGSWLWFGKTFDRRFLIGMTIALVGAIALGLEDINGSEGTLLGDSYALLSAVFLGLYFLIVEELRSRFSATTILLWRCGIGSLLLLPLVFLMEGQLFPQTLNTWLAVLGLALISEGLGQRLLAQSMDKLSSSFVSLFLLLEPMVSALLAWCIFNEALNLITGIAFIIVFSGIYLAKTSQAAAAE, encoded by the coding sequence ATGTCGAGTTCCGTAAAACCATCTCAGGGTGCGATCGCCGACTTAACCAAAGAAGTCAAACAGGGCGATCGCCTAGCCCTAATTAGTCTCTGCATCGCCTTAATTTCCGTTTCCTTTGCACCCATCTTCATCAGACTAAGCGAACTCGAACTGGGTGCAAACGCCACCGTCTTTAACCGTTTATTCTTCTTTTTCATCATCTTTGGGTTCGGTCGATTCTGTCAAAGCCAAATCTCACCAAGCCCTACCATACAAGACGCACAAGCCATCAGCCGCCAACAATGGCTACTCCTAATTGGGGTTGGAGCCGTCGCCATTACCTCATTAGTATTATGGGCCATTTCTCTGCAATATACCACCGTCGCCAAAAGTATGTTGCTCAACAACCTAACCCCAATCTTCACAAGTTTAGGAAGTTGGCTCTGGTTCGGCAAAACATTTGACCGTCGCTTTCTAATTGGCATGACCATTGCCCTCGTCGGAGCGATCGCCCTAGGACTCGAAGACATTAACGGCAGCGAAGGAACCCTCCTCGGAGACAGCTACGCCCTTCTCTCCGCCGTCTTCTTAGGACTGTACTTTCTCATCGTCGAAGAACTGCGATCGCGCTTCAGTGCCACCACCATCCTCCTCTGGCGTTGCGGAATTGGCAGCCTCCTCCTTCTCCCCCTCGTGTTCCTCATGGAAGGACAACTCTTTCCCCAAACACTCAACACCTGGCTAGCCGTCCTCGGACTCGCCCTCATCAGCGAAGGCTTAGGCCAACGACTTCTCGCCCAGAGTATGGACAAACTCTCCTCCAGTTTCGTCTCCCTCTTTCTCCTCCTCGAACCCATGGTGAGTGCCCTCCTCGCCTGGTGTATCTTCAACGAAGCCCTGAACCTAATTACCGGCATTGCCTTTATCATCGTCTTTAGCGGCATCTATCTCGCCAAAACCAGCCAAGCCGCCGCCGCCGAGTAA
- a CDS encoding IS4 family transposase produces the protein MPKKTYHKPGNPDFRRHRSVPGPVNRTIEQRLFEMLSPGTFASLKSVSNKGRRLRERTLTLPVMTAIVLSLVYRQMTGLSEVLRTLEQEGLFWVKAQRISKQALSQRLQSLPAHLFASLLEQVIERLNQSSAPGEVSPFWRPVRSKFPAIWLADGSTLEALKKKLHRHRGKKATSPLAGKMMMMVDAFNHRPQAAWYSPEAQSNDKLWTDSLLERLPKGGLMVFDLGFFKFPWFDAFSDSGKFFVTRLREKTAYKNLKVLGQNRYVRDELIDLGQYRSNPCHHPVRLVSVSWEGTIYRYLTNVTDPEVLSARYVSELYRQRWRIEEAFLVTKRLLGLAYLWVGGSNGIEIQIYATWIFYAVLTDVCSQVSEALHEPIDRISQEMVFRSLYFFSRAREQGRVEDDELIPFLVQYAQSFGLVKARRKRQRKKDAISRQVWSHPLT, from the coding sequence ATGCCTAAGAAGACCTATCACAAACCGGGAAACCCGGACTTCAGACGACATCGCTCAGTGCCCGGACCAGTGAATCGGACGATTGAGCAGCGCTTGTTCGAGATGTTAAGTCCGGGAACGTTTGCCTCCCTCAAAAGCGTAAGCAACAAAGGACGACGGTTACGAGAGCGAACTCTAACCCTGCCGGTGATGACAGCGATTGTCCTGAGCCTAGTTTACCGGCAAATGACAGGGCTAAGTGAAGTGCTGCGAACCCTAGAACAGGAGGGACTGTTTTGGGTGAAAGCTCAACGCATCAGTAAACAGGCTCTATCCCAAAGATTACAAAGCCTGCCGGCCCATCTGTTTGCCAGTTTGCTCGAGCAGGTCATTGAGCGCTTGAACCAATCCTCAGCGCCCGGGGAAGTCTCGCCATTCTGGAGACCGGTGCGGTCTAAGTTCCCAGCCATTTGGCTAGCTGACGGGTCAACCCTCGAAGCCTTAAAAAAGAAACTGCATCGTCATCGCGGCAAAAAAGCCACCTCCCCCTTGGCCGGCAAGATGATGATGATGGTCGATGCCTTCAACCATCGCCCCCAGGCGGCCTGGTACAGTCCTGAAGCCCAATCCAATGATAAGCTTTGGACTGACTCATTGCTCGAACGTCTGCCAAAGGGCGGTTTAATGGTGTTTGACCTGGGATTCTTTAAGTTTCCTTGGTTTGATGCCTTTAGCGATTCGGGCAAGTTCTTTGTGACTCGCTTGCGGGAGAAAACCGCTTACAAGAATCTCAAGGTACTCGGTCAAAACCGTTACGTTCGTGACGAACTGATAGATTTAGGGCAATACCGCTCTAATCCTTGTCACCATCCCGTGCGTCTGGTGTCCGTCTCTTGGGAGGGAACCATCTACCGCTATTTGACCAATGTCACTGACCCCGAGGTCTTGTCCGCCCGCTACGTTAGCGAGCTTTATCGCCAACGCTGGCGCATTGAGGAGGCCTTTCTCGTGACCAAACGCTTGTTAGGTTTGGCTTACCTCTGGGTCGGTGGCTCCAATGGCATTGAAATCCAGATTTATGCCACCTGGATTTTCTATGCGGTGCTTACCGACGTCTGTTCCCAGGTCTCTGAGGCTTTACATGAACCCATTGACCGCATTTCTCAGGAAATGGTTTTCCGCAGTCTTTACTTTTTCAGTCGCGCCCGGGAACAGGGCCGTGTTGAGGATGATGAACTCATTCCTTTTCTGGTTCAATATGCCCAGTCCTTCGGACTGGTTAAAGCTAGGCGTAAGCGCCAACGAAAGAAAGATGCTATCTCCCGTCAGGTCTGGTCTCACCCCTTAACTTGA